The DNA window CCCGCAAACCCAGTAAACAACGCCGCCCCAACCAATGCAGGGAAGTGTTTATCGCTAAACCTTAAGTCAAGTTCCTTGATCACTGAAAGGAATAATAAACTCCCTCCAAAAGCAATCAAGCATCGAAAGGCAAAGAGGGTGAAGAGTGAATGGGATAACGGGAAGAGAATACAACCCGCGCTTAGAAGCGCCCCTCCGACAAGCACGACCTTTTTCGACCCAAAACGATCAGCCGCAACCCCGCTGAATATCTGCATCCCGCCATAAATGCATAAATACAAACTGGCTAGTAAGGCGATATCAGTAGCGCTAGCTTTGAAATCAGTCTGCAGTTCGTTAAAAATAGTGCCAGGAATAGCCGCCCGCTGAAAAGCCGTAAATCCATAAAGCGCCGCCATTGAAGCGATTATTAACAAGTCCA is part of the bacterium genome and encodes:
- a CDS encoding MFS transporter, with product MISWKVGEAVSRRRVDLLIIASMAALYGFTAFQRAAIPGTIFNELQTDFKASATDIALLASLYLCIYGGMQIFSGVAADRFGSKKVVLVGGALLSAGCILFPLSHSLFTLFAFRCLIAFGGSLLFLSVIKELDLRFSDKHFPALVGAALFTGFAGGLFGTQPFERLVSHYGWRNPLMGVGIACFLVYISAAILTRNNTESKQSLGARSPILPALKAIITNPKSLPVIFSHTTMWS